A genomic stretch from Luteolibacter flavescens includes:
- a CDS encoding beta strand repeat-containing protein, whose translation MKSKFHLRPLDLIVVLSGMTAATSSAADLYWDANGATAGTGAGGVWNTASVWRQGSVSGALGNWTDGSTAVFGGTAGVVTLTAPVTVDRLNFTTTGYTVGAVSDTTRTIAFGGSYAANNPAIDAATVANATVAAKLTGTVTGGLFVRSNSDVALAASGQVALRGETNDFTGNINVVQGNLALSGVNGVYGNAANQVVLNGGGLSLNLAAASATDNLTFSRAIVVGGNGGNVATNATSGTATATFSGAVSGSSFFNRYSGPGAGTVNLALTGDWSGFTGLFENKSGATSVQTATATGLRWQVNAGTLTFSSPDFLFGGNPALWTKERLTLASGSTLALNAGGTGGFSGAQVDGLINSLTTDINGNGLLAGSGVSVNVASGSEITLSPNNSTGTGGGAVTLRISGSGKVNLQDATNTGSFVGTGGLVTLSGASTVMGGSAGATTTWENSVLRQSAGTIRVVDANNAAAATGVSTFVLGNSGYAGYELSGGKLQVTNPWRLSPRNASIVQTGGEMEFNFDGGGAAIADSRQFYLGSASFRAVLHATGGTARFNTTNVLDTRPAMAVSDTPLAAGSELTLDGNADWAFNGAGGYIGITRNAGKIGHLNLNGNSLLTTRRIIKGAGAQGRLNFNGGTVRATAAETNFLSGLDSLRIYSGGAHIDTNGHAITIGQEISQASGDTITSIPVTAAGSGYLGAPIVSISGGGGNGATAVANYNPATGTVTSVTVTSPGSGFTSAPTVAIAGGGGTGATLGAAVLAPAAAPGDFIKSGAGMLTLSGSSSEFSGKTIVQTGGMNLTGYLPNSPITVKDGASFESSPYQLVKSITLENGANLKLPLYTAGDHITVSEGINLSGGTATITPTFTGPLHPGQYVLAQSSVSGPGAIQLDFNAGGPVRMNSSLSTNSGLITLNIVSVGSNLVWTNASGDGAWNSNTSSNFLNGATADKFLGYDSVTFGPTSPAGNIELTGTLAPTAVTVNSSSDFTFQGSGSITGPATLTKQGTGTLTIANANTYTGSTYVTAGRLNVNGSLGGTDVTIDPGATLGGTGTIGGMVTIAGTVAPGNPVGTLTLGETWLQGTYECEIDGAQADKLVVNGNLDLTNSTLVITERSAPTAPSYVIATCTGTIIGSFPSVPAGWVLDTSNPRQVILWRESALVTLPDVINFSEAEGYMLGNIATTANVANSPFTGQQGWSQSLSDALGSVFAPPSSGQYYGGHGNAVRAGTSGTYIGGKKGIVLPTGTNTISFDGYTGGALSVGFFSDPNGNELLDSGDFGMQFGFSGQYIMHRNAKGGTTFTNGVAPTVDWHRFTITIGDSIGGSRYITMTVYNLGTGTWLDLNGEAPGHEWTFTATDANFGAAPHEALGGFFRVSLSAAVDNLKFTSGTPAPVSGFASWATANGVTGDMNADSDHDGVPNGIEYFMGTTGTGFTALPALDGNRTITWAKGAAYAGTYGENADYVIQTSGDLSTWTPVPVGNVTITGTGVSFTLPAGSGKAFVRLKVMGPQ comes from the coding sequence ATGAAATCCAAGTTTCATCTACGTCCACTGGACCTGATCGTCGTCCTCTCCGGCATGACGGCAGCCACAAGTTCCGCCGCCGACCTGTATTGGGACGCGAACGGGGCGACCGCCGGCACCGGTGCCGGTGGCGTCTGGAATACCGCATCCGTCTGGCGTCAGGGCTCGGTGAGCGGTGCGCTGGGGAACTGGACCGACGGGAGCACCGCCGTCTTCGGCGGCACGGCCGGGGTCGTGACACTGACCGCGCCGGTGACCGTGGATCGCCTGAACTTCACCACCACCGGCTACACGGTGGGGGCGGTGTCCGACACCACCCGCACGATCGCCTTCGGCGGCAGCTACGCCGCGAACAACCCCGCCATCGATGCCGCGACCGTGGCAAATGCGACGGTGGCCGCGAAGCTCACCGGCACGGTGACTGGCGGCCTCTTCGTGAGGAGCAACAGCGACGTGGCCCTCGCCGCATCCGGCCAGGTCGCCCTGCGCGGCGAGACGAATGACTTCACCGGCAACATCAACGTGGTGCAGGGGAATCTCGCCCTGTCCGGGGTGAATGGCGTTTACGGCAATGCCGCGAACCAGGTGGTGCTCAACGGCGGCGGACTCTCACTGAACCTCGCCGCAGCAAGCGCGACCGACAATCTCACCTTCTCGCGCGCGATCGTCGTCGGAGGCAACGGCGGCAACGTCGCGACGAATGCCACCAGCGGCACGGCCACCGCCACCTTCTCCGGAGCGGTCAGCGGCAGCAGTTTCTTCAACCGCTACAGCGGCCCCGGCGCAGGCACCGTGAATCTGGCGCTGACCGGGGACTGGTCCGGCTTCACCGGCCTCTTCGAGAACAAGAGCGGGGCCACCAGCGTCCAGACGGCCACCGCGACCGGCCTGCGCTGGCAGGTGAATGCGGGCACGCTCACCTTCAGCTCGCCGGACTTCCTCTTCGGAGGGAACCCCGCCTTGTGGACGAAAGAGCGCCTCACCCTCGCCAGCGGCTCGACCCTGGCGCTGAACGCCGGCGGCACCGGAGGCTTCAGCGGAGCCCAGGTGGACGGGCTGATCAACAGCCTCACAACCGATATCAATGGCAACGGCCTGCTCGCCGGATCCGGAGTCTCGGTGAATGTCGCCAGCGGCAGCGAGATCACCCTCAGCCCGAACAACAGCACTGGCACCGGGGGCGGCGCAGTGACGCTCCGCATCTCCGGCAGCGGCAAGGTCAACCTGCAGGACGCGACGAATACCGGCAGCTTCGTCGGTACGGGCGGCCTGGTCACCCTGTCCGGCGCATCCACCGTCATGGGTGGCAGCGCGGGAGCCACCACCACTTGGGAAAACTCGGTGCTCCGCCAGAGCGCAGGCACCATCAGGGTGGTGGATGCAAACAACGCCGCCGCGGCCACGGGTGTCTCCACCTTCGTCCTCGGGAACAGCGGCTACGCGGGCTACGAGTTGTCCGGCGGCAAGCTGCAGGTCACGAACCCATGGCGTCTCAGCCCGCGCAATGCCTCCATCGTGCAGACCGGCGGTGAGATGGAATTCAACTTCGACGGGGGCGGGGCCGCGATCGCCGACAGCCGCCAATTCTACCTCGGCTCCGCGAGCTTCCGCGCGGTGCTGCATGCCACGGGAGGAACGGCCCGCTTCAATACCACCAACGTGCTCGACACCCGCCCCGCGATGGCGGTGAGCGACACCCCGCTCGCCGCGGGCTCCGAGCTCACGCTGGATGGCAACGCCGACTGGGCATTCAACGGTGCCGGCGGCTACATCGGCATCACCCGGAATGCCGGGAAGATCGGCCACCTCAACCTGAACGGCAACTCGCTCCTCACCACCCGCCGCATCATCAAGGGCGCGGGCGCACAGGGTCGCCTGAACTTCAACGGCGGCACGGTGCGCGCCACCGCGGCCGAAACGAACTTCCTCTCCGGCCTCGATTCCCTCCGCATCTACTCCGGCGGTGCCCACATCGACACGAACGGCCACGCCATCACCATCGGCCAGGAGATCTCGCAAGCGAGCGGCGACACCATCACCTCCATCCCGGTCACGGCGGCAGGCAGCGGCTACCTCGGCGCACCCATCGTGAGCATCAGCGGCGGTGGCGGCAATGGCGCGACAGCCGTGGCGAACTACAATCCGGCCACCGGCACCGTGACCAGCGTGACCGTCACCTCGCCGGGCAGCGGCTTCACCAGCGCACCGACCGTGGCCATCGCGGGCGGCGGCGGCACCGGGGCCACGCTGGGGGCCGCGGTCCTCGCACCGGCGGCGGCACCGGGGGACTTCATCAAGTCCGGCGCAGGCATGCTCACGCTCAGCGGCAGCTCGTCGGAATTCTCCGGCAAGACGATCGTCCAGACGGGCGGGATGAACCTCACCGGCTATCTGCCGAACAGCCCGATCACGGTCAAGGACGGTGCTTCCTTCGAGTCCTCGCCCTACCAACTCGTGAAGTCGATCACTCTGGAAAACGGAGCGAACCTGAAGCTCCCGCTCTACACCGCGGGCGATCACATCACCGTCAGCGAGGGCATCAACCTCAGCGGAGGCACGGCGACCATCACGCCCACCTTCACCGGTCCGCTGCATCCCGGCCAATACGTCCTCGCCCAGAGCTCCGTCTCCGGCCCGGGCGCGATCCAACTGGACTTCAATGCAGGCGGCCCGGTCCGCATGAACTCCTCGCTCTCGACGAATTCCGGACTCATCACGCTCAACATCGTCTCGGTGGGCAGCAATCTCGTGTGGACGAATGCCAGCGGGGATGGTGCCTGGAATTCCAATACCTCCAGCAACTTCCTCAACGGTGCCACCGCGGACAAGTTCCTGGGCTATGACAGCGTCACCTTCGGCCCCACCTCGCCCGCAGGAAACATCGAGCTGACCGGCACCCTCGCCCCCACCGCGGTCACGGTGAATTCATCCTCCGACTTCACCTTCCAGGGTAGCGGATCGATCACCGGCCCGGCCACGCTGACGAAGCAGGGCACCGGCACGCTGACGATCGCGAATGCCAACACCTACACCGGCTCGACCTATGTCACCGCAGGACGCCTGAACGTGAATGGATCGCTCGGCGGCACGGATGTGACCATCGATCCCGGCGCTACCCTCGGCGGCACCGGCACCATCGGCGGCATGGTCACCATCGCCGGTACCGTGGCCCCGGGAAATCCCGTCGGCACGCTGACCCTGGGAGAGACCTGGCTCCAGGGCACCTACGAGTGCGAGATCGATGGCGCGCAGGCCGACAAGCTCGTCGTGAACGGCAATCTCGACCTGACCAATTCCACTCTAGTGATCACGGAGCGCAGCGCTCCCACGGCACCGTCCTACGTCATCGCCACCTGCACCGGCACGATCATCGGTTCCTTCCCGAGCGTCCCGGCAGGCTGGGTGCTCGACACGAGCAATCCGCGGCAGGTGATCCTGTGGCGTGAGTCGGCCCTCGTGACGCTTCCCGACGTGATCAACTTCAGCGAGGCGGAAGGCTACATGCTCGGAAACATCGCGACCACTGCCAACGTGGCGAACAGCCCCTTCACGGGCCAGCAGGGATGGTCGCAGTCCTTGTCGGACGCCCTGGGCAGCGTCTTCGCACCTCCATCGAGCGGCCAGTACTACGGCGGCCATGGCAATGCGGTGAGAGCAGGCACTTCAGGCACCTACATCGGCGGCAAGAAGGGCATCGTCCTGCCGACGGGCACGAACACGATCAGCTTCGACGGCTACACCGGCGGAGCGCTCAGCGTGGGCTTCTTCTCCGATCCGAATGGCAACGAGCTCCTCGACTCCGGCGACTTCGGCATGCAGTTCGGCTTCAGCGGCCAATACATCATGCACCGGAATGCGAAGGGCGGCACCACCTTCACGAACGGGGTCGCCCCCACCGTGGACTGGCACCGCTTCACGATCACCATCGGTGACTCGATCGGAGGAAGCCGCTACATCACCATGACCGTCTACAATCTGGGCACCGGCACCTGGCTCGACCTCAATGGCGAGGCACCCGGACATGAGTGGACCTTCACGGCGACCGACGCGAACTTCGGCGCGGCCCCGCACGAGGCACTGGGCGGCTTCTTCCGCGTGTCCCTCTCCGCCGCGGTGGACAACCTGAAATTCACCTCCGGCACTCCTGCGCCGGTCAGCGGATTCGCAAGCTGGGCCACGGCCAATGGCGTGACCGGCGACATGAATGCCGACTCCGACCACGACGGCGTGCCGAATGGCATCGAGTACTTCATGGGCACCACCGGCACGGGCTTCACCGCCCTGCCCGCGCTGGATGGCAACCGCACGATCACCTGGGCGAAGGGCGCGGCCTACGCCGGCACCTATGGTGAGAATGCGGACTACGTCATCCAGACTTCCGGCGACCTGTCCACCTGGACCCCGGTCCCTGTCGGAAACGTCACGATCACCGGCACCGGCGTGTCCTTCACCCTGCCTGCGGGCAGCGGCAAGGCCTTCGTCCGCCTGAAAGTGATGGGACCGCAATGA
- a CDS encoding serine/threonine protein kinase translates to MTAPPAKRHSAEIEGAVLDAALGFDDPVAREDFLEHWFRDNPEGLAKFRRLLEASEQSATFFLEARESRTQVVRDVIDGMPADSGEEGTRANAPLPNLEGPGTPVGPYCLIARIGEGGCGVVYEAEQTVPFRRQVALKIIRLGMDTESVIARFKMERQALAMMEHRNIAAVFDAGATADGRPYFVMELVKGRRITEHCDARKLTPRERLALFIEVCGAIQHAHLKGLIHRDIKPSNILVSSTAAGDTPKVIDFGIAKATTGRPLGATAFTGHDQLLGTPAYMSPEQVDLRGTDIDSRCDVYSLGVLLYELLTGRTPFDGEELANCGILQLQRILLEQEPPRPSRALTMAADSLPGIAADRSMDPARLVDFVTGDLDAIVMKAMEKDRTRRYQTVNSLEADVQRFLANQPVEASKPGHLYTFRKFVRRNRVACLSGAAVAISLVAGLAVSTWLYVRESRAIAERSRLVKEAEAHEAEKLIFRKQAMEREIFSRLTFLINEGREAEAEEMLRDNPVENIESRREGVTIFRALAHWSGQKQQPEQTLAYFRQLDQANRNSDPVNVIEGRDLMPLAPLVLTIEGDDAYEHLRSRVLMNYLPVQSTRSAHQVLKMCLLTPADPSMLETLGDVAKVCESHVPGPNGIRPNADWEAFSMALYHLRMQDHEQSLEWRNRFAALPKVSRVCATAARAVAAMASYHLGKHEQARIELARAKVDSDNSAIPADYKNTWWDWIIARILVHEAEALMGPIEAED, encoded by the coding sequence ATGACTGCCCCTCCCGCCAAACGCCACTCCGCGGAGATCGAGGGCGCGGTGCTGGATGCCGCGCTCGGCTTCGACGATCCGGTGGCACGGGAAGATTTCCTGGAGCACTGGTTCCGGGACAATCCGGAAGGCCTCGCGAAATTCCGCAGGCTGCTGGAGGCATCCGAGCAATCGGCGACATTTTTCCTCGAGGCCCGCGAGTCCCGGACGCAGGTGGTGCGGGACGTGATCGATGGCATGCCCGCCGACTCCGGCGAGGAAGGCACGCGCGCGAATGCCCCGCTTCCCAACCTGGAAGGACCGGGCACGCCCGTCGGTCCTTACTGCCTCATCGCACGCATCGGCGAGGGCGGATGCGGGGTGGTTTACGAGGCGGAGCAGACGGTACCTTTCCGCCGCCAGGTGGCGCTGAAGATCATCCGCCTGGGCATGGACACCGAGTCGGTGATCGCGCGCTTCAAGATGGAGCGCCAGGCGCTCGCGATGATGGAGCACCGGAACATCGCCGCCGTATTCGACGCCGGAGCCACGGCGGACGGTCGTCCATACTTCGTGATGGAGCTGGTGAAGGGCCGCCGCATCACCGAGCACTGCGATGCCCGCAAGCTCACGCCTCGCGAAAGGCTCGCCCTTTTCATCGAGGTCTGCGGGGCGATCCAGCACGCGCACCTGAAGGGTCTGATCCATCGCGACATCAAGCCGTCGAACATCCTCGTCAGCTCCACCGCCGCGGGAGACACGCCGAAGGTCATCGACTTCGGCATCGCGAAGGCGACCACCGGCCGGCCGCTCGGCGCCACCGCCTTCACCGGGCACGACCAGCTCCTCGGCACCCCGGCCTACATGAGCCCGGAGCAGGTGGACCTGCGCGGCACGGACATCGACTCGCGCTGCGATGTGTACAGCCTCGGGGTGCTGCTTTACGAGTTGCTCACCGGCCGCACGCCCTTCGATGGCGAGGAGCTGGCGAACTGCGGCATCCTGCAGCTCCAGCGCATCCTGCTGGAGCAGGAGCCGCCCCGTCCCTCGCGGGCGCTCACCATGGCGGCGGACAGCCTGCCGGGCATCGCCGCGGACCGCTCGATGGACCCCGCGAGGCTGGTCGATTTCGTCACCGGCGACCTCGACGCCATCGTGATGAAGGCGATGGAAAAGGACCGCACCCGCCGCTACCAGACGGTGAACAGCCTGGAGGCGGACGTGCAGCGCTTCCTCGCGAACCAGCCGGTGGAGGCGAGCAAGCCGGGGCATCTCTACACCTTCCGGAAATTCGTGCGGCGGAACCGCGTCGCCTGCCTCTCGGGCGCTGCCGTGGCCATCTCGCTGGTCGCGGGACTCGCCGTCTCGACCTGGCTTTACGTCCGGGAGAGCCGGGCTATCGCCGAGCGCTCGCGGCTGGTGAAGGAGGCGGAAGCGCACGAGGCGGAGAAGCTGATCTTCCGCAAGCAGGCGATGGAGCGCGAGATCTTCTCCCGGCTCACCTTCCTGATCAACGAGGGCCGCGAGGCCGAAGCGGAGGAAATGCTCCGCGACAATCCGGTGGAGAACATCGAGTCGCGGCGCGAGGGCGTGACCATCTTCCGCGCGCTGGCCCACTGGAGCGGCCAGAAGCAGCAGCCGGAGCAGACGCTCGCCTACTTCCGCCAGCTCGACCAGGCGAACCGGAACAGCGATCCCGTGAACGTGATCGAGGGCCGCGACCTGATGCCGCTCGCGCCGCTGGTGCTGACCATCGAGGGAGACGATGCCTACGAGCACCTTCGCAGCCGGGTGCTGATGAATTACCTGCCGGTCCAGAGCACCCGCAGCGCCCATCAGGTGCTGAAGATGTGTCTGCTCACCCCGGCGGACCCGTCCATGCTGGAGACGCTGGGCGACGTGGCGAAGGTCTGCGAATCCCATGTCCCCGGGCCGAACGGCATCCGCCCGAATGCCGACTGGGAGGCCTTTTCCATGGCCCTCTACCACCTGCGAATGCAGGACCACGAGCAATCGCTGGAGTGGCGGAACCGCTTCGCCGCCCTGCCAAAGGTCTCCCGCGTCTGCGCGACCGCCGCCCGCGCCGTCGCGGCCATGGCTTCCTACCACCTCGGGAAACACGAGCAGGCACGGATCGAACTCGCCCGGGCGAAGGTCGATTCCGACAACTCCGCCATCCCCGCGGACTACAAGAACACGTGGTGGGACTGGATCATCGCCCGCATCTTGGTCCACGAGGCGGAGGCGCTGATGGGACCCATCGAGGCGGAGGATTGA
- a CDS encoding family 16 glycoside hydrolase → MDALIRFGAIATCSIALASMVTAQTPAMKPGVTVWLYETGEEMRELPVLVDGQTPSISADFSTVDFAGPWESTYGTPLAEHYVGHAWGRMAITTGGTYEFRLTSDDGAKWFLGDEAALAIDNDKPGTNTTSATLNLLPGTLRYYIDFYQNAGGSRLLLEWKPPGATAFTTVPAGVLMTEDGQTHVTSPGKKNYYYQDGEGGTAGGPGDGRPLVGVHPSFDLVNFRPAGFRPAVGGMDFLPDGRLAVSTWDATGAVYLLDHLDNPAGVTVHRFAEGLGEPLGLKVIDGVIHVTQKQEVTKLIDHDGDDVADEYQAVAHGWPASFNYHEFTFNLVKKDGFLWVTTSVPLRNGSTAYLPGSKPAFPVPDGPGSLLKIDPATRTWQAVASGLRTPNGMGLGPDGELFAGDNQGDWLPSSRINHLKPGNYYGHRESPDDARAYTRPALWLPHGEISNSPAEPTLIPSGIYAGQMIFAELTHGGANRVFMEKVRGEYQGAVFQFTQGLESGMNRLVWGPDGSLYIGGLGAGGNWNWKNTTSGLQRLRPNGKVTFEMKSVRARADGLLVEFTQPVPYNVAARTGNYVLQQYRYIPTSTYGGPKSDVEPLTATRVDVSQDRRKVFVKIPGLKEDRVVALKLKDFMNDAYVAPWATEAWYTMNLLPASMGPDFVPMAPPAEPIAPVPPSDAAKYEAETATRVGPTSSTEHAGFTGTGYADYGNTIGETITWSIPATQAGPHWISFRYANGATSARPLSLTVNGTVVNTGIPFGPSGAWPTWIYTEGVSVNLVEGMNTIRLTSTLATGPNVDHMYVCGPPTPPPPGAVVLFDGTAASLANHWKRDANGAAPTWPVSAGAMAVALNPTPNDISTITGFRDFQLHLEWLSPPGGAGQEAGNSGVKLQRSYELQILNTPASQAPQHDSAGAIYLQKPVAVNASLGAGVWQAYDIDFTAARWDGTTKISDARVTVRWNGMLVHDNVVIPGPTGASVAESPGLHPILLQAHTSGASGPVRFRNVWVVPKVTPQEQWQSWLDSTGLQGADRGPDADPDGDGMKNLWEYATGGNPKSGDLHVSGEPRTPQMAVKDEADDRYLEFTFVRRSDSLDRGLDFVIEISPTMAANSWTTRPWSLAGPPVAIGDGSLEKVTLRVDESVAGSTQMFARLRAVLRD, encoded by the coding sequence ATGGACGCCTTGATCCGATTCGGCGCGATCGCCACCTGCAGCATCGCCCTTGCCTCGATGGTCACCGCCCAGACCCCGGCGATGAAGCCGGGCGTGACGGTGTGGCTCTATGAGACCGGCGAGGAAATGCGCGAGCTGCCGGTGCTGGTGGACGGCCAGACGCCATCAATCTCGGCGGACTTTTCCACCGTGGACTTCGCAGGCCCGTGGGAAAGCACCTACGGCACGCCGCTGGCCGAGCACTACGTCGGCCACGCGTGGGGGCGCATGGCGATCACCACCGGCGGCACCTATGAATTCCGCCTCACCAGCGACGATGGGGCGAAGTGGTTCCTCGGCGACGAGGCCGCCCTAGCCATCGACAATGACAAGCCCGGCACGAACACGACGTCCGCGACGCTGAACCTGCTGCCCGGCACGCTACGCTACTACATCGACTTCTATCAGAATGCCGGCGGCTCCCGCCTGCTGCTGGAGTGGAAGCCGCCGGGCGCCACCGCATTCACCACCGTGCCCGCGGGCGTGCTGATGACGGAGGACGGCCAGACGCACGTCACCTCGCCGGGGAAGAAGAACTACTACTATCAGGACGGCGAGGGCGGCACCGCGGGCGGGCCGGGCGACGGGCGTCCGCTGGTCGGCGTGCATCCGAGCTTCGACCTCGTGAATTTCCGCCCCGCGGGATTCCGCCCGGCGGTGGGCGGCATGGACTTCCTGCCGGACGGACGCCTCGCGGTGTCCACGTGGGATGCGACGGGCGCGGTGTATCTGCTAGACCACCTCGACAATCCCGCCGGGGTCACCGTGCATCGCTTCGCGGAAGGACTCGGCGAACCGCTCGGGCTGAAGGTCATCGATGGCGTGATCCACGTGACGCAGAAGCAGGAAGTCACGAAGCTGATCGACCACGACGGCGATGACGTGGCGGACGAATACCAGGCCGTCGCGCACGGCTGGCCCGCTTCATTCAACTACCACGAATTCACCTTCAACCTGGTGAAGAAGGACGGCTTCCTGTGGGTGACAACCTCGGTGCCGCTGCGGAATGGCAGCACGGCCTACCTGCCCGGCTCGAAGCCCGCCTTCCCCGTGCCGGACGGGCCGGGATCGCTACTGAAGATCGATCCCGCCACGCGCACCTGGCAGGCGGTGGCGAGCGGGCTGCGCACGCCGAATGGCATGGGTCTCGGCCCGGACGGCGAGCTCTTCGCCGGCGACAACCAGGGCGACTGGCTGCCGTCCTCGCGCATCAACCACCTCAAGCCCGGGAACTACTATGGACATCGTGAAAGCCCGGACGACGCGCGCGCCTACACGCGTCCGGCGCTGTGGCTGCCCCATGGTGAGATCTCGAATTCCCCGGCCGAGCCGACCTTGATCCCGAGCGGCATCTATGCCGGGCAGATGATCTTCGCCGAGCTGACCCACGGCGGCGCGAACCGCGTCTTCATGGAAAAGGTCCGCGGCGAGTACCAGGGTGCCGTCTTCCAATTCACCCAGGGACTGGAGTCCGGCATGAACCGCCTCGTCTGGGGGCCGGATGGCTCGCTCTACATCGGCGGCCTCGGTGCCGGGGGGAACTGGAACTGGAAGAACACCACCTCCGGCCTGCAGCGCCTGCGCCCGAATGGCAAGGTGACCTTCGAGATGAAGAGCGTCCGCGCCCGTGCGGACGGGTTGCTCGTCGAGTTCACCCAGCCGGTGCCCTACAACGTCGCGGCGCGGACGGGCAACTACGTGCTGCAGCAGTACCGCTACATCCCGACGTCCACCTACGGCGGGCCGAAGAGCGACGTGGAACCGCTGACCGCGACGCGCGTCGATGTCTCGCAGGATCGTCGCAAGGTCTTCGTGAAGATCCCGGGCCTGAAGGAAGACCGCGTGGTCGCCCTGAAGCTGAAGGATTTCATGAACGACGCCTACGTCGCGCCCTGGGCGACCGAGGCATGGTACACGATGAACCTGCTCCCGGCCTCGATGGGACCGGACTTCGTGCCGATGGCCCCGCCCGCGGAGCCGATCGCGCCGGTGCCTCCCTCGGACGCGGCGAAGTATGAGGCGGAGACCGCCACGCGCGTCGGGCCTACCTCCAGCACGGAGCATGCGGGCTTCACCGGCACGGGCTATGCCGACTATGGTAACACCATCGGCGAGACGATCACGTGGAGCATCCCGGCGACGCAGGCGGGGCCGCACTGGATCTCCTTCCGCTATGCGAATGGTGCCACCTCCGCGCGCCCGCTTTCGCTGACGGTGAATGGCACGGTGGTGAACACCGGCATCCCCTTCGGCCCTTCCGGTGCATGGCCCACCTGGATCTACACGGAAGGCGTGAGCGTGAATCTGGTGGAGGGCATGAATACCATCCGCCTGACGAGCACCCTCGCCACCGGGCCGAACGTGGACCACATGTATGTCTGCGGCCCGCCGACCCCGCCACCGCCGGGTGCCGTGGTTCTTTTCGACGGGACCGCCGCCTCGCTGGCGAACCACTGGAAGCGCGACGCGAACGGTGCCGCACCCACGTGGCCCGTCTCCGCGGGCGCGATGGCCGTGGCGCTGAATCCGACGCCGAATGACATCTCGACCATCACCGGCTTCCGTGATTTCCAGCTTCACCTCGAGTGGCTGTCACCTCCGGGTGGCGCGGGCCAAGAGGCGGGGAACTCCGGCGTGAAGCTCCAGCGCAGCTACGAGCTCCAGATCCTGAATACCCCCGCGAGCCAGGCACCGCAGCACGACTCCGCCGGGGCGATCTACCTGCAAAAGCCGGTCGCCGTGAATGCCAGCCTCGGAGCCGGGGTGTGGCAGGCTTATGACATCGACTTCACCGCCGCACGCTGGGATGGCACCACGAAGATCTCGGACGCCCGCGTGACGGTGCGCTGGAATGGCATGCTGGTGCATGACAATGTCGTGATCCCCGGACCCACCGGCGCATCCGTGGCGGAGAGCCCGGGTCTCCATCCCATCCTCCTGCAGGCACACACCAGCGGCGCGAGCGGGCCGGTGCGCTTCCGCAATGTCTGGGTGGTGCCGAAGGTGACGCCGCAGGAGCAATGGCAGTCGTGGCTCGACTCGACCGGCCTGCAGGGCGCCGACCGCGGCCCGGATGCCGATCCCGACGGCGACGGCATGAAAAACCTTTGGGAATACGCCACCGGCGGAAATCCGAAGTCCGGAGACCTCCACGTATCCGGCGAACCGCGGACTCCTCAGATGGCCGTGAAGGATGAGGCGGACGACCGTTATCTGGAATTCACCTTCGTGCGGCGCTCCGATTCCCTGGATCGCGGGCTGGATTTCGTCATCGAGATCTCCCCGACGATGGCCGCGAATTCCTGGACCACGCGGCCGTGGAGCCTGGCCGGGCCACCGGTCGCGATCGGCGACGGCAGCCTCGAAAAGGTCACGCTGCGGGTGGACGAGTCCGTGGCGGGCAGCACGCAGATGTTTGCCCGCCTGCGCGCTGTCCTGCGGGATTGA
- a CDS encoding ECF-type sigma factor — MNADHPDNDDVWKASQQDRLVPVVYEELRRMAAIKMKNERQGHTLQPTALVHEAWLRLRGTGDGGWENRAHFMGAAAQAMRRILVENARRKSATKRQQPVRLPGLPDFNDGSVSGPEDHVLVIHESLRVLEREDADSANLVILKFFSGLESLEIARMTGTSVRSVERRWTMAKARLYQIIREGEYEQTGGLT, encoded by the coding sequence TTGAACGCTGATCACCCCGACAACGACGACGTCTGGAAGGCCAGCCAGCAGGATCGGCTGGTGCCGGTGGTCTATGAGGAGCTGCGGCGCATGGCCGCGATCAAGATGAAGAACGAGCGCCAAGGGCACACGCTGCAGCCCACGGCGCTGGTCCACGAGGCCTGGCTGCGCCTTCGCGGCACCGGGGACGGCGGCTGGGAAAACCGCGCGCACTTCATGGGAGCAGCGGCACAGGCGATGCGCCGCATCCTCGTGGAGAATGCCCGGCGGAAATCCGCCACCAAGCGTCAGCAACCGGTCCGCCTGCCCGGACTCCCGGATTTCAACGACGGCTCCGTCTCCGGCCCGGAGGACCACGTGCTGGTCATCCATGAGAGCCTGCGCGTGCTGGAGCGCGAGGACGCGGACTCCGCGAACCTGGTGATCCTGAAGTTTTTCAGCGGACTGGAGAGCCTGGAGATCGCCCGCATGACGGGCACCAGCGTCCGCTCCGTGGAGCGCCGCTGGACGATGGCGAAGGCACGCCTCTACCAGATCATCCGCGAGGGCGAGTACGAGCAAACCGGCGGGCTGACATGA